In the Rhea pennata isolate bPtePen1 chromosome 4, bPtePen1.pri, whole genome shotgun sequence genome, GTATGAGTAGTAGTCACCTATTAGCCACAGCATGAACCTGAAACcttgttttccagttttattttttcataatattaatTGTTACATTATAAGTTCAACAACAAAAGGTTgcaggaaaatgagaagaaatgctgTCTCTATGGAATGTGAAAATGTTGGGGAGAGGAAGAGTTTACCAAACGTAAAAGATTATTATACTTACCAGTGAAGACGGACTGCCTAACACTGGGCAGGTATAACACAAAACAGCTaggatttcagtttcttttctgctccaGACTTAAAGGGCAGGTTATCATATCATGAAAAAGACATATGATTTACATAATACCAGAGAAGAATCCTTTTAAATTGTTAAGATATATGGAATTTATTGTCGAACAATTATAGTTGTTCTGGGGCACAGATATCCCAGCTGTGGTTCATAAGTTAGACATAGCCATGTCTAAGAAAGTTCACCGAGCATTCAGGCTTCTCCTGTGCTACCGACATGCATCAGTCCTACCATTCCCCAGACAACTCATACTGCTTGCTTTCATTAGGTTCCTGAGCTGTTCTTCcccaaaaaaaggagaaatagtATGGAGGAAGGGATACAGATTCCTCTAGCAGCAGAAATCCCCTCAAAAATTCCTGCCTGGAGGAAAGAGTTTTCCCGGAGTTCACAGAAACTTTCTTATGTGGATGTGTTATAGTCCAGCAATCCTGTGTGATAGATCCCTCCCTTAACTGGATGAAAGGCCAGCTGGAAAGGTTTAGTTTTACTATTACAGTAGTAGAGACTGAATCCAATCCCTGTtgaagaaaaggagataaatGCAACCTTAGAGTTAGGTcttaatttgattttgattttttttttttttgtaaataagaaAGTTCTTACACACTGGAAGCATAGAGTTGGGGAATATTTTGTCCTTGTTTTTGCATAGGAGAGTTGTATCATTTTCCTAGAATACTGTTAATACTAAGAGCACTGATAacaaaagttttagaaaaacagCTGTATAGAAAGAATGATTACTAGAGAAAACATACTTCAAACTTAGTTGTTGCTACTGGTTGTTTTGTTTCAACAAAATTGCCTAGCAGACAAGGATGTAAACACACTTGATGATAAGCATTCTTTGGAAAATTACTTTCACAGTACTGTTTAAAATGATGATGGTGAATGCCTAACTTGTATCTCTTTTCTAGCTAGCTGCTAGTATGGAAAACTATGGTGTGAGACTCAACACTATTTGCCCAGGGTTTGTCAACACACCAATTCTTCAGTCAATAGATAAAGAAGAGAATATGGGACAATACTATTCATACAAGGATGAGATCAAAAATATGATGCAATTCTATGGTGTGATGGAGTAAGTAAAGTTAGATACAGCATTCTTTACCCTTTGTAAATGAAGAACAACCATGCACAGTAGCACTTGCAGCTGATTCCCTGTTCCCAGTAAAGCACAAATCAAGTTCCTGGGCTAAAGATTGTTTTTAATAGCCCTCGGTGGACAGTTCTTCCATAAATCTGTTTAATCAAACTTGTTAGGAGATGCAGAGGGCCGTTTGAATTGGGTTCCCATGCAGTTTGaagtgaaagagagaagaagtCAAACAACTGACTGAAATAGTTGATAAGAACATAGTAGTGACCATGGCAGATCAGACCAAAGAGTTACCTAGCCTGTCTCCTCTTTCCAATAAAGGCCAAAAGTAGGCACCTAGGAAAGTGTATAACCACAAGATACAAATACACTAGATTCTTTCTGGAATGTTTTCTGAGCCCCTGACAATTAGCCACTCAGACACTTCGGCACAAAGGAAATCACGCAACTACGTTGTATTGCCCACCCTTTTTCAGATGTCAGCTATACTGCACCTACTGACCACAACAAATTGCATGTGACAAAATTCTCCTCACACTAATTTGTATGTCAGTCCTGTTACTGCAACAGGATAATTCAAAGAGCTGCAGAGGACTGTGTAAAGATTACTTCTGTCCAGTGCCCTGACAGAGAAAACTTTGATAGAAAGCCCAGAGGCAGCTGGATGTCCACAGGGATTTAGCAATGACTAGGGCAAACAAATGATGATTTGTGAAGTTGCAGCTGTACGTGTGTCCTGACTGAGGAGACTGAATTTCCTTCCTGAAACACTCatcattcttctgcttttgtttgaaataaatttcttcaaatagtagattgttttatttgcagGGCATATACATTTCCACTGAGCATCTTTACTTGTCCTTTTCACATGTCCTAGTATGCCAccattctgaaaaacatttttttttctttttagcccATCATTAATTGCCGAGGGACTGATAACAATAATTGAAGACGATACTCTAAATGGAGAAGTCATGAAGATTACAGCATCACAAGGGATTCATTTTCAACAATACAACCAATTGCCTTTTTCATCATCAAAGAGATAAAACTAtttgttttatgctttttttgcttttttaaatataacttttggaaaagaagtatttttggaaaaatgttaatgtaGAGCAGTGATAGTATTAAAACAGTTGCAACCAATAAATAACAAAGATGGAAGAGCAAATCTGACGTGGGATGATGTTATCATCTTATTTTGATTCTATAAACACTAATAATaggtttttactttttttagtAGAATAAGCACACTGCTctgcaattttttaattatgcGCAAATAGGGGTCAGACTTTTCCTTTTGGTAGTTCTGTGCAATTATCTGATCTGCATACCCCAAGCATATTTTGGTGGACCTGATTTACTTAGTGTAATTCCTCTTACTGTAATAAAGGTGTACGTATTTGCATCCTGAATTCTTTATGTCAGGAATTCAGTTTAGGACTCCAGAACACAAGTATACCTACAAGGAgtcaagaatattttttgtccTTATATGAGTATGTAAAATATAACAAGAGCCAAAATTCTCTTTCCTCATTTATAAATGCAACTGATGTTGTACGTCATGCAAGAAAGtacagattttttcctcttgaatttcagttatttataaaatatttttaaaatattttttcttttatacatatattatatatatatatatatatatatatatgaattttctgtctttgtatATACAAGGATAAATACTCTGGCATTGCTTCAAACATCTATTTAGTCAtctttaaatctcattttctcaAACTATAAATCTGATTTCTTGTCTTGATTGATTAAAAATCTCAGTTAAATCCAAAATGCTTTGTTTATTTGGTACACCTCCATTTTGTTATCACAATACTTATCTTTAGCCAGAACATCTCGTATCCTATAACAGCaaggaactaaaaaaaaaaaaaggaaaaaaaaaaaacaacttataCTCTCTCAGCTCCACTGGATCTTGTGAATCCAGTTCGGGCCCTGGCTTCATCTATGAAACAAACCTTGGTGCTCTGTGGGCTTTTTACACAGTAATTAATTTAGGCTCACAGCATAAGAAGATTTAAGAATAGGGAAAAGTTAATGGACATTCTCCTCAGGAGCACTGCTTTTTATTCCATTGATTTAAGCATTGTTTTTTCAGcagtttaactgaaaataacatAAACCACACTAATAATACTTATCTTGTGCAGAAGTCAGGGGAGCGAGTAAGAAtgtaggaagaggaaaagaagcagaCAGAGTTATCTTGAATAACTCAccattcttcttcctctccttccctccccactcACTCCCCCATTTTGGCTCTGTTAACACTGATAATTTTAAGTCTATTTTGAATTCACACATGATGCTAAAATCAGCATCTCCTTAAAAAGCTGCATATCCCCTACACTGAACAACTAGTATCTAACTTGATCGTATTCATTTCTATTCTCATCTCATCAACGTCAGAGTAAGATATAAGAGCTTTGAACAGGGAGGGTTGAGTTTTCCAAGGGGTCTGTAAAAGACTATATAATTGAAGAACGTAAATAATAAAAGGTCAGCAACTGCTCCtcggaaaaaagaaaatttgaaaagaaacaaatataagTTAGTCAGAGCCAATAGTTTTAGACACATAATTAACCTGTGGTATTTCACAAGTACAAAGTTCTAA is a window encoding:
- the HPGD gene encoding 15-hydroxyprostaglandin dehydrogenase [NAD(+)] isoform X3, producing MRKGNGGDGGVIINISSLAGLMPAAFQPVYCATKHGVIGFTRSIALAASMENYGVRLNTICPGFVNTPILQSIDKEENMGQYYSYKDEIKNMMQFYGVMDPSLIAEGLITIIEDDTLNGEVMKITASQGIHFQQYNQLPFSSSKR